The DNA region TTTATAATACAAATACTCTCTAATATTAAAATTATAAATAAAAAGAATTAAAATTCATCTATCCTTTGAAGTAATTCAGTTTCTTTTATTTAAAACCCATTTATAAAAATTGTCGTTATAAAAAATATTATAAATTTTATGTCATTAATGATTTTATATGACAATTATTTTTTAAACTCAAAGAGGTAAATCCAACATAAAAATAATATCTTTCAATATATGAACCAATGAATTCAGTATCCATAAAACGCAAAAGAGTTCATACATATGTATGAACTCTGGTAGCGGAAATAGGACTTGAACCTACGACACTTCGGGTATGAACCGAATGCTCTAGCCAGCTGAGCTATTCCGCCAAATCTGGTTGCGGGGGTAGGACTTGAACCTACGACCTTCGGGTTATGAGCCCGACGAGCTGCCAGCTGCTCCACCCCGCGATATTATGGTGCCGAAGACCGGAATCGAACCGGTACGGTGGTTTAAGCACCGCAGGATTTTAAGTCCTGTGCGTCTGCCAGTTCCGCCACTTCGGCCTGTCACTCATGGCGACAAAAACTATTATATCTCATATTCTACTACCTGTCAACGATTATTTTAATATTTTAATTAACAATATAAGAATGTTGTAAACTAAATATTTTTTATATAATCTTTTTTTAATAAAGACAGCATAATTAAATCTCTAAATTCTCCTTTGAAAAATGCATACTCTCTTAATAAACTATACTTATCAATAAATCTACCAATTAATCTTCTGGCATCATCAATAGTTTCTAATGGTTTTATATCATAATATTCCATTACTTTTCTATCCGAAAAAAATCCAAATAAATCTTTATCATAATCCTCTTTTAATTCCTTTAGACTTATTCTATGAGTTTCCATGCTTGGAAACTCTTTAAATACATTTTCTATATCCACCTTGAATCTCCCCTTACCCTTTTCTAATAATAGTATGATAAAGCTTTATTAAGCAATATACAATACATGCTTCGTAATATATAACCCTTGAAAATATGATAAGAATATTATGATTTTATCTACTCACTCTGATTTTTTATTTTCTCATATTTCATTAATGCTTCCAGTGTTCCATCTTCAACTGCATTTTTCACTATATAGTAAGGTATAGGAAAGAAGAACATTGCTCCTATTACAATTATACCCAGTATTTCACGCATTTTATCCCTTCCTTTTAATTCGTCTTATCTCACAATTACGAATTGAAGTTAATAATTATATAAATAAATTATCTAAAAAAGTACCTATGATTATAGGATAAATAAATTCTCATAGTTTGATTAAAATAACAAAAGAGTCCATACATATATGTATGGACTCTGGTAGCGGAAATAGGACTTGAACCTACGACACTTCGGGTATGAACCGAATGCTCTAGCCAGCTGAGCTATTCCGCCAAATCTGGTTGCGGGGGTAGGACTTGAACCTACGACCTTCGGGTTATGAGCCCGACGAGCTGCCAGCTGCTCCACCCCGCGATATTATGGTGCCGAAGACCGGAATCGAACCGGTACGGTGGTTTAAGCACCGCAGGATTTTAAGTCCTGTGCGTCTGCCAGTTCCGCCACTTCGGCCTGTCACTCATGGCGACAAAGATTATTATATATCATATTCTACTATATGTCAACAACTATTAATAATGTTTTTTCAACTATTATTCATCCCATGACTACCCACACTAATACTCCCATCGCACTCTGTGAAAGCGATTCACAGAAAATCAAAGATTTTTGTTCTCTGCTTGCACTCTGTGAAAGCGATTCACAGAAAATCAAAGATTTTTGTTCTCTGCTTGCACTCTGTGAAAGCGATTCACAGAAAATCGAAGATTTTTGTTCTCTGCTTTTCTTCAACGTGGGAGTAAAGAGTGGCTACGTCCCTGGATAACGATTTCTAAGCATCAGCTAGAATAAAAACTCAACCTGATGCCAAGAACTCTGTTTTTATGTACTTTAAAATTCACCTGATGATTAGTCACTATAGCATTTGCATAACACCGAAGGGAAAGTAAAAGAAACAAATCTCATCTCAGTAAAATTCATTGATATAAAAAAACTATAGACAAAAATAGCAGAGGCTAATAGAAGCCTCTTTATTTACTTAATATTAACTTTTTTTGTAACCACCACGGCCTTTTGCCTCTTGATGCCTCTTTAAATCTTGAAATCTCTCTTCACTATCCTTTAAAAACTTTGATAGTCTATCTTCAAAATCGGCCCCTCCCTGTTTAGGTTTAGAATTATTGCTCCAATCAATATCAGCAGGTTTACATGTTTTTTTAGGAACAGATGCTTGCTTTATAGACAGACTTATTTTTCCATTATCATCTACCGCTAAAACTTTTACTTTTACTTTATCCTGTTCCTTTAAGTAGTCTCTTATGTCTTTAACAAAAGTGTCAGCAACTTCTGAAATATGCACAAGACCAGTTTTACCCTCCACCTCTACAAATGCACCAAAATTTGTAATATTTATTATTGTACCCTCTAGAATTACTCCTACCTTTAAGGTCATATTAAAAAGATTCCTCCTTGATATAATGTTTATATTTTATTTTAATTATAGATATTATAACATTTATTTATTATTACTGCCATTTACTACAGGAATCTCGCCTTGTTTAATAAGACCTAATTTTTCTCTAGCAAGTTTTTCGCTGTATTTATCCGATTGCGATATTTTAATCTCGCTCTGCAATCTTTCATTCTCGGACTTGATTCTTTGTGCTTCCATAGTCTTGTCTTGAATTCCTGCTTGTATTCTGTTCATAGTAAGTTGCTGATTAATAAATACATAACACACATTGATAACAATAATTCCTACTATCAGATACTTAAGTTTAGACTTCTTTCCCATACCGTTTTCCTTTCAGAATTTAAGCATTTAAACTACTATCTCTATTTTAAATTTTTTTTTTAATATATTCAAGTTTTTTTATCCTTTATTTTTATCCTTACCTAAAAAATAATTAAATAATAGCCTAATAGGATATATTATAAGGTTAAATGTTATTCTTATAAACCTTACAAAAAATCTTAAAAGTTTAACTTCACCATATATTAATTTTTCACTTAAAAGTTTAATATAAATATATACACCAAGTGCTATAAATAAATATACATAAATACCCATAATCGCATCATTGCTGTAAAGTAAAAATACAAATATTATTATAGCAGTTAAAATCCAAAAAAGTAAATCTTCAATAAATCCCAAAACTTTATTAGGAAGTTCTAATCCTCTAATAACTCTATATATATCAAATAATATACCGGTAAATATTCCTGCAATAAAACTATAAAAAAGTAAATTAA from Clostridium pasteurianum BC1 includes:
- a CDS encoding S1 domain-containing RNA-binding protein, translating into MTLKVGVILEGTIINITNFGAFVEVEGKTGLVHISEVADTFVKDIRDYLKEQDKVKVKVLAVDDNGKISLSIKQASVPKKTCKPADIDWSNNSKPKQGGADFEDRLSKFLKDSEERFQDLKRHQEAKGRGGYKKS
- a CDS encoding FtsB family cell division protein, whose amino-acid sequence is MGKKSKLKYLIVGIIVINVCYVFINQQLTMNRIQAGIQDKTMEAQRIKSENERLQSEIKISQSDKYSEKLAREKLGLIKQGEIPVVNGSNNK
- the yabQ gene encoding spore cortex biosynthesis protein YabQ; this translates as MVLSNFIQFNLLFYSFIAGIFTGILFDIYRVIRGLELPNKVLGFIEDLLFWILTAIIIFVFLLYSNDAIMGIYVYLFIALGVYIYIKLLSEKLIYGEVKLLRFFVRFIRITFNLIIYPIRLLFNYFLGKDKNKG